One Alnus glutinosa chromosome 13, dhAlnGlut1.1, whole genome shotgun sequence genomic window, gtaaattacacttttatcATTTAGATTATTGTAATTGCataacatatcatatatatgaaTACATTATTATGATTggaaatttattttatgttttatttttctgtttaatattgtttttaggacatgttaacaatgaaaaaaaaaaattcaaaagactttttatttacttttgaaaagacgttttttttttttactaaatgaaaatataattttttctcaaatcttttatacgacataaaaaAGTGTAAGAAAAAAACATACCGCATAAAATAGCACCGGTTGCAACACCAAGCAAAGTTGAGAACCACGCCAAAGAGGGGTACTAGCAGTGTGGCTGGACTTGAGCCGTTGAATAGGAGCACCACCGCGATGTCCAGTGTTAGAGGTACCCGACGATGTAGGCTTAATGGCCACTGCGCGCATATCAATTGCAATCAAATATGGGGTTTTTCATAGTTAAAAAAGTAGATACCAGATACCAGATACCACCTATGGAGATCAAAGAATGGAGGATAGAGGAAGTCGTGGATATACCACATGAACAAGAAAGGAGGAGTGGTGGGGCGTGAGTTACACGTGTTGGAGCGGAGGGTACTGATGGATGGATGCAATGGAGGCTTGTGACGATGGTGGGGTGGGCCAGGCCCATGGAGAAAGGGAGGCACGGTACGTCTGGCGTTTGCATTGTAGACaaaagaggaggaagaaaaaagaaaaaataaatgagaaaatgaCAAATGGTGGAGGGGTCCTCCCGGGTCGGCAGTCACTAGAGAAGGTTGACTCAAGGCAATCATAGAGATGGAATAATTTGTTATTCATTATCAAATCCATAAACTTATGACccaagagaaaaaattaaaaaaaaaaaaaaaatccataatcctatgtattttgtataatttttaaatataaaaaactaaaacctcaAATATTCAAATCATCTTCATATTTGGCCGGCCAcccttatatatttttttcagtttttttttttttagtttttgtaatttaattatttttttattgaaaaatgacacgtgatagggtaattataggcatatttcgacaaaatgggtctttttgaaactttttggtagtttggagggtcaGAGTCCAAGGGTTGGTAGTTTGAAATACTACTTCCAAAACGGCTGGTAGTTTAAATgacttaaatataatttttttaaaatataaaaatatacaaaactactttcatctttatgttgcatgaaaatattttttcaaacaaaaacacctaaaaagcattaacaaactgagctatttttcaaatttctctttgttgaataatattaatatgacATGGTCTTAACAATGCTCAATGTTAGttgttaatatttctttttcttttttttttttacttgctaAAAGAACCTCAAATTCCATTATTGCACCTCCGGGCCCCCAATTTTAACTCTAACAcgttaaagaaagaaagaaagaaataataataataataataataaaactaattaTCTATGAGATGGTTAAGAACTTGTTTTgtataagaaaaaaatcatgcaaAATTCTCTTACAAAAACAATCCATAAACATTGTCTACACATGCAGTTCCACCTCCATACATTATTAATTACactcaatttataaacttttccTATAAATTGACAAAATTGTTCATATAATTTTATGGAAAAATTGTACTATTAGTCTCTTTGTtaacctaaattataaatcactccatcttggtattaaaattaattcagacATCAatatggttggcttaatttacaaatcgctcactgAAATCAAAAtaccgttaaaaattttaacagctTTTGTTAAGTGCCATGTGAGCGTCAAtgagatgacgacacgtgtcgatcataataaaaaatatataaaaatttaaataaataatacttaaaaaattattatttttatttttaataaaaaagatttttgaagagagaaaaggggtggctgccagttGGGCAGCcgacccttttttatttatttattttttttaacaaaataatttttttaagtattatttatttatatttttaatttttttaattttttttattaagattgacacatgtcgccattttattggcgATGACGTGACgcttaacagaatctgtcaaaatttttaacgaaatttgattctaaaaagcgatttgtaatttaggctaacttCTGAGTCCAGTAatgtaattttttctaattttattcaTTCAGACGGGTCGGATCTACCTGAAAGGTAACTCATGTTATTCTCCATCTCACTTTGGACGAGTCGCCATCTGCCACGTATTCAAGCTCAGGCAGGCACCGGACAAATCATGGGCAAAACACTCCCCATGCAGCAGTGACGCAGTGACCAATGGAGAAATGCTATCATAGTAAATTTCATTTGCATGTAGGTCGAGTTTGAatgtattaattaatatatagatatgaatatataattatataagtcaattttaattcaatcaatttaattaaatatgtcagATCCAACTTTAACTCGTTAATTTTGTCGGTCAAATTTTAACTTAATTCGACCAATTTAATTGCCGGTAGCGTGTCGAGTTCTGATTGGATCGAGacatgagtataaaattatataggccAATTATAACTctcttcatttaattaaacagatcaaaCCCTTCCATTAGTtttgtattaaatttaaattcctATCATAACATTACGAGGGAGAGGAGGGATTTCCTAACTTCCTTTGAAACGTGTGCATGTGAGTTGGCTCCACTTTTAGCTCGAGTTCGCACGAAAATAAACTAATTTTCCGACAAAAGAATTATAAGAACATCTTAAAACAATCATAAGTTTAGCAAAAATATGTTATTGGCATGTTTggataaattgtaattttttaaaaactgttttttaaatatcaaattttattcagattttatctaactttttctaattttgttttaagttttctaaaccatttaaacagaattttaaaaacaaattctctcaatatttataatattttaaaaaatcgcacacccaaacaAGCAAGTAGTTTAGTGAATGTAAATTCGTCAATGAAGATTGGAAGCTAGTTTTTCTTTCCCAACGTTTTAGCTGAATTTGATCATTAATCTTAATCATCTTAACTAGaaaatattattgaatttaattaagttttgtgttaattatatattatttaaattatatgtatatattatataaatataatatttagtaaTGTGGAAAGAGTGAATCTACCAATTAAACCTGTACATTATTTTCTACTATTTGTTTAGTCCCCTTATTCAAGAaatttattcataaagtttCACAAATATTCATCTTAGCACGCCAGCAAACCAAGCTGAAATTTGGATTTATTACCATTTTTTCCCTCCTCACTTcacttgttaaaaaatttgccaaaataaaaacatggtGGGTATCTTTTTTTGAAATAGGATCATCTtcatttcatttagtgaaattgGTGCATCTAACGGTCTATATGAAATCAATGttgacacgtcttttaaaaatttaaataatgtgaaatcatgtacaacattagatgcatcaactttaaatccttactataaaataatcttatttcacaattttttttttttggggtaacGGGGGAAGCCTCATGCAAAACCTATCAATTGAATTGCTTTTGACCTAATTGTTTAggcaaaatatttaattaaaataagaggtAAACGacataaacaaaattttttaacttgcatgtaatatttgttttaatactATGTTAGATTATTAATTATCCCAAAATTTTAAGTTAAcagaaatttaatattttaatcatttaactaatattctaaaattttgaacaataatttgaagagcatacCCATTTAACAAGTCTCAATTTTGGATTAGGAtcttcttaaattatttgtccgaatttgagagaattcaggcATGTGATTGTGAAAGACTACTTATAAAACTCAATCgaccaaataaaaatgagtaatgctagagcTCATTCTAGTGTCCTTCTATGATGACATGAcaccctatttttttattaaaaacatgagagagaaatcaagttgtagtttttttttttttttatatatatatattaaaaacaggGTGCCATGTCAGTATAGAATGACTCTAGAAAGACACTAGAAGGagttctaacatttttcaataaaaattagactttttaattatttatctgGTCATATAAATCTTATAAGTGGTAGCTTACAATTATCTGTCTGAATTcccttaaatttaaaagaataatttgaGCAGATTCATCCTAAAGTAGCTCAAAATACTTGTCACTTGTTTATGTGAGAACGCGTAAAGCGAAAAAGATTCGTTGTGGGCTCTCACGTTACAATCGCATGCAATGTGGGTCGGGTCTAACCACAAACCCGATACAATGGCCACGTAaataaactgattttttttgggtgattcGTGCGAAGCCAATTTGTGTAGGCCCTTTGTCTCTCTGCTCCAGCTCTTTCACTGTAAATAGTTTGAGCGCTTTcgagtgtgtgtatatatatatatatagataaagcACTTCCTCCTTGTAGAAGCCACTACCCATTATTTCCCTTCATTGGTTTCAGTCTCTACAATCGTTAGAATTGGGTTTTGCATTCTTTTGGGAGCTCTAGTGAGCAATGCACTGAACTGGGTTTCTCTCACATTCTTTCAAAACAAGCTGGTTAAGATTTCCCCCCGTTTTCTATTTCGGGTACTGGTTGTGATTCTCATAATAAATACTATGTTTTTGTTCGTTTTGGTTCAtaaatttggaatctttttctGTTGTTAAGATGCATttggagttttttctttttgtaagagAAACTCATCAAGTTGCTTTAGCTAATTGAAGTGATTGATTTCTGAATTATAATCATGAAATATGATACATCACTGATTGCAAATATTAGGCAGGGACAAATTATGAGCAGTTGAATTGCATGAGTGCCAATTTAATCTATTATTTCATTAGAGATAACAATGGCTTGCATTCTATCTTCTGCTTTCCTTTTTGTACATAAAACTtgtttattagatttttttttcttggaaaaatCGATTGATATAAGtggaaaaaggtgaaaaaaatatTCTCTGCTCATTGATCTGGGAGAGTTTCTGTCCTTCATCCCAAATTCATCTATCCCAACTTTGCAGGGTAATATTTTGACGGCACACTATGATATAACTAGCATTTAGaaggaaaatttgaatttaaaatacaagaaaCTACTATAGAAGCTAACATTTACACCTTTGTGGTAAATGCTAACGTTACACATTGATGTCTTTTGAGGATCCACAATAGAAGCTACTTGTTTATCAATTTTCTTCAATATCTTTTGTCTTTTGATCtgtttttcctctgttttatctaaattttgttcattattttttgtcttttgtttcacTAAAATTTTATACGTGCAGAATGGCCAGTGCAAGATTAATCCAATCGATAAATCTTCTATTATGTGCACTGCTATTGCTCAATTTGCTCAAAACAGAAGGCGTTAGCATAGGAATTACTTATGTCCAGAATGCAGTAGCAAAAGGAGCTGGTGAGAATACtttttccagaaaaaaaaaatgattaaaaattgagcctttcatcttcttcctttcaGATTTCAGTTCTTCCCATAAAGAATAAACTCTTTCAAATATTCGTTTGATTGTGTTCTGATATTTGACCTATTCTGCAGTTTGTTTGGATGGAAGTCCGCCAGCTTACCACTGGGATAAGGGATTTGGTGCAGGAATTAATAATTGGTTGGTTCATATTGAGGTTTGTCCTTTTGTCACACCCTATTTAACAATTTCTTTACTAATTAATGAACAAATGGCATAATGCTTGGACAGATtgccaaaagaaagaagaacacagGAAAATTGCTGATACTGAAGCAACTTTTCTAATGCCAAATTGTAAAATAATTCCAATTCTTCTGTTCTTATTATAAATAAAAGGAGTAGAGAAAGCtcagtattgaattttgataaaatattatGACACTTGAATGttacaattttctttcaaatctagTTCTCAAAGGCTTTAATAGTTTTGGTTAGttataaaaaaatggaaacattTTTAATTATCTAGTATCTGTCTATTATCTGTATATTTCTTCTGTAATCATCCGGTCTTTTGCTCTGGTTCATAGGGAGGTGCATGGTGCAACAATGTCACCACTTGCCTTGCTCGCAAGAAAACTCGTTTGGGTTCATCTAAGCTAATGGCCAAGGACATTGCTTTCTCTGGCCTTTTGAGTCCATATCAAAAGTTTAATCCTGGTATGACTTAATAGTTATTGATCGAGTTATATTTTTCCAGCTTGTATCACCCCCATGCTCCTGAGCTGTGCCTTTCAACGATATTAATAGAATCTGTTTTAATATCCAGACTTTTACAACTGGAACAGAATCAAGGTTAGGTACTGTGATGGGGCATCATTTACAGGCGATGTGGAAGCAGTCAATCCAGTAAGTTATTTGAAATTCTGAGAGAATTTGAAGTTTTAGTTTTGCAGCAGAACCGGGTTCCACTGTaagttttgtttattgttttgatCAGGCTACTAATCTTCACTTCAGAGGAGCAAGGGTTTGGCTTGCTGTCATTAAGGATCTATTATCAAAAGGAATGAGAAATGCTGAAAATGTATATCCTATAATCATTTGTCAACTTTAATCCTCTGCTACTCGTTCCTATAACTTGTTAGGACTTTTGCCTACAGGCTGTTCTCTCTGGTTGTTCAGCAGGTGGATTGACTTCTATTTTGCACTGTGATAGCTTCCGAGCTCTCGTTCCTACTTGTACTAAGGTTAAATGCCTGGCAGATGCTGGTTACTTTATTAACACGTAAGCCCATATTCTTTACCTTCTATCTTTACACATTCATGTAATTTGACTCTGAAACATTGCATAACAGGAGGGATATTTCTGGAGCACAACACATTGAAGCATTCTATAGTGAAGTGGTTGCAACACATGTATTGAtgctctttctctccctctctatatCTTCTATGTTgcaattttatgattttagcTTTGTATACTGCTTTGAATAGGCAATTTACCTTACAGTTCTTTCTACTATTTCCTacagtataaaaaaaaaaaaaaaaatcgtgttaCAGTTGCTCACTTATTCAAgtgtttctcttttttatatgtCTATCAAGAAAATGTTACCTATTCTTTCCTTGTGTCTCTCTTTCAACAAAAGGAGagctcctttttgtttttcaagcTTTTGTCCAATTCAAAAGGCAATACCTGATTCTTAATGTAAATCTCTCTCTGTAGAATTCAGCAAAGAATTTGCCTCTATCTTGCACTTCAAAATTGAGACCGGGGCTGGTAAGTGCGTCTATTTTGGTATTAGTTTCATATATCACCATTTCCTCTTCAATGTCACCAATACTTTTCAACTATATTGTAGTGTTTCTTTCCCCAATACGTTGCACAGCAAATCCAAACACCGATTTTTTTCGTAAATTCAGCCTATGATTCATGGCAGGTAACCTCATTCTAATCTTTCTGATTTCATGTGTTGCATATGCCCTTCTTCCTCTGGTACTAATTGATACACATGATATTAAGGAGTGAACTGAGAATTAGAAAACCTGCCAGATTAGCTTGTTATAGGAAGTATGAACATCTTCTACACTTAGCGTCTCACTTGTTATTGAATTATGTACATTGAGACCAGTTCATTTCTCATCCCCCAATATTTAAAAACAGGATTATCTAAGCTTTGAAGATGGGTTGCCTACCTTCAGTTGTCTGATTTGATTGTGTTCTTAGCATTATCTGTCACCTTAAATACTGATGATAAATAGTAACAcattttataaatgaagtttttagtttttttagtatttatttagAGTAATTCACTTTTCATTGTTCTAATACCTgaattcattattttcttccagATAGCAAATATTTTGGCACCAGGTGTTGCTGATCCCCATGGCCACTGGCATAGCTGCAAAATTGATATAAACAACTGCTCGCCCAGTCAAATCCAAACCGTGCAAGGTGAATACCAGTAGCCTCTTTTATATCCTTAAACAATTCTTCAAGGAGGCAAGCATACAGTCCTTCAGGAATactatatctttctttttcttttttctttttagtgtaAAGAATTTAGTCATCATCTGAGAATCTGGTCAAATTAAATGCAAGAAAAATGGCCGAATTGGGTTTAAGCTTATAGGAATAACATTTCTACATGGTAAGGTACAGCATTGACAAAACAAACCAGCTTCCGGAAACTTTTACTTATTCTCTTGATGTTCATTTTCAGATTTCAGGCTGCATTTCTCGAGTCCATTGAATAccagattttctttttcttttttaaaaatatccttaaacAATTCTTCAAAGAGGCAAGACAGAATCCTTTAAGAACAGTATCTCGTCTTAATCACATTTTATAGTTTATAGGGTCTTGTGAAACACTCTCTAAACCCTTCAggaatttagtttttaattaaattttatttttttccttttggtaaGTATAAAGATTTTAGTCATCATCTGAGAATTGGATCAAATTATCAGCAAAAAGAATTGCCTCTTTCTAGCTGGCCCTTTCTGCCATTTATACAAAAGCTTTCAGGGAGCAAACTATAATAGAATTTCTACATCATAAGGTGCAGCATTGATGATAAGAACTGGGTTCCAAAAATtttacttgttatttttatgtttattttcaGATTTCAGGCTGCAATTCTTAAGTGCATTGAATGGTCTAGGCACCTCTTCATCTAGAGGATTATTCATAGACTCTTGCTATGCCCACTGCCAAACCGAAACACAGGAGAAATGGTTAGGGACTGATTCTCCATTGCTGGGTAGAACAGTAAGATGCACCTTTCTCTTCTCCAtccgttcttttttttttttggtcattatttatgttaacatttttcttaatctTCTTACTTTGTTTCTCTGTTTTTCCCTTGTCGCTCTGCAGAAACTAATCCCAtttttacatgaaaatattcTGCAGACAATTGCAAAGGCAGTTGGAGATTGGTTTTATGACCGGAGGCCCTTCCAAAAGATAGATTGCCCTTACCCTTGCAACCCCACTTGCCATAAGGCCCATAACAGTGTTTTCGATCCACAAGAACACCCAGAATTATAGATTTATTAtgtcaagatatatatatttttatgaatgataGTTATTGGTAAAATGAGCTTAAATAAGTAGAAATACAAGAAGATTGTTGATTGATCAAGTCTTCGAAATAAGCAAAGGCGCCACTTCACCAAACTTGTGTGCTGGGAGTCTTCCATCATTGTTTATGTATTAACTTATTACTCATTATAATAAATGTTTGAGGATGATCTTTTATATTCTGTGAATTAACTGGTAAAAGGATATTTTATATAAGTGCCTAGTCTCCTTGTCCCGATGTGGTTTTATCTTGTTGTGGAGATTTTTGTAATCGGAGTTCATTCCTCTTCGATGGCCCCTGATCGGAAATCAATGCCTCTTCGTTAATAGCTTCCTTCCGGCGATTGTTGCATTGTTCAAGCAGGTCAAATTCTTGGCTTGCTTCAGATACTGTGTCACAGTCATGACATGGCTGCATTGGTGGCAGCAAGTGGGATGCCTTGCACCCTTGCTGACCACCAAGCCCCAAGCATGAGGAAGGCAAGCTGTGGGTGAAAACTAAAGCTTGGCATGGTTGGATGATGATGGCCCAAGCACTGCCAAGGTGCTGGGTCCGGTTTGCTGGTGCTGAATGGGCCGTGGTGCAGCCCAGTCCCTAGTTCCTCTACTGATTGTTGTCCCTCCTGAGTTGCTGGAAGTAGGAGCCACGTTGTGGCACTGCCTTATCCCTTGGCTGAGCATATGATAAGCTGCAGTGGGCGAGTTCAAACAAAGCATGGCTTTTGAGAGTAGTCAGAAGCTGTCTGGATGAGCTAAGACAGGCTCTGACAGTGGCTCAGTGGCTGGTGGGCGAATTTGAATTGTACTGGTAACAGAGAGTGCAGGGCAGAAAGCTGGATACTGCACGTGTGCAAGTGATTTGAGGCTGCATCAGAGTGTGTGGGAGACTACCAGGTGTCTGCCCACACTGCCAGAGCTGAAGACTAGTTGCTGGGCTATTTAAGGGAGCTGCTGTTGCTCCTGGAAGTATGCTGGATGCTGTCTAAGTCTTGTGTGGAGCTGCTAGAGATAAAACATTGAGTACTGTGAGTGTATTCTATGTGTTTCATTGTAAAGCCTTGTTGGCTGAGTGAGACTTAAGTGCCATTGTGTTGTAAGGGCCCTTGTCATTCCTTTGTATATTTGGGGAGTTGAATTGTAAAGGTTGGGAGGTGTTGCTCCCGTAAAAAGTGGGTGTTGTGTGCTGTGATTGCTGCTGACTAACCTCTGAGAGGTGCTGCTGAGCTGCTTAGGCACTGTTGTGGGCTGTGTCTAAGGCTATCACGTGGCTGGAACTGGCTTGTTGCCTAGCAAAAAATTTAGCCGGTGAcaactggtatcagagcagagTTGAGATCATGGCTGGTGGCGGTTCAACGCAAGACTTGAGAGAAAGGGTGGCGAAGTTGGAGGCGTTGCTGGGCGTTCCTGTCGAGGGATCGTCTGCCTCCCCTGTGTTCGAGCAGATAGCCACCATGCAGGATGCCATCGCATCCCTGCAAGCAACCCTCGATCAGCACACTGCTGAGTGCATGCAGCGGTTGGATGATAGAACCGAAGATCATGCTGCTTTTGCTGAAAGAATGGAAGGTATCTGTGAAGAGACGGAGGCCCAGCGTGAGGATGTCGAGGCCTTTTCAGAACGCATGGATGCCGAGCTGATGGTACTGAAAAGGGCCATTGGAGGAATGCCTATGAGTGGGGAGGTACCCAGCAAGGTAAAGGTTCCTAAGCCAAAACCCTTCACAGGTACTAGAAGTGCCAAGGAGCTGGAGAACTTCTTGTGGGACATGGAGCAGTATTTTAGAGCTGCTCGTATCCCTGATGATGAACGTGTTATGATTACCACCATGTATCTCACTGGTGATGCGAAGCTCTGGTGGCGGACTCGTGATGAGGAAGATTCAGCAAGGCCTAAGGTGCTGACTTGGGAAAGCATGCGAAAGGAGTTGAAGGATTAATTCCTCCCCTGCAACACTGCTTGGGTTGCTAGGGATTCTTTAAAGAAACTGAAGCACACTACTTCAGTTGTGAGTATGTGAAGCAA contains:
- the LOC133854969 gene encoding pectin acetylesterase 8-like, with amino-acid sequence MASARLIQSINLLLCALLLLNLLKTEGVSIGITYVQNAVAKGAVCLDGSPPAYHWDKGFGAGINNWLVHIEGGAWCNNVTTCLARKKTRLGSSKLMAKDIAFSGLLSPYQKFNPDFYNWNRIKVRYCDGASFTGDVEAVNPATNLHFRGARVWLAVIKDLLSKGMRNAENAVLSGCSAGGLTSILHCDSFRALVPTCTKVKCLADAGYFINTRDISGAQHIEAFYSEVVATHNSAKNLPLSCTSKLRPGLCFFPQYVAQQIQTPIFFVNSAYDSWQIANILAPGVADPHGHWHSCKIDINNCSPSQIQTVQDFRLQFLSALNGLGTSSSRGLFIDSCYAHCQTETQEKWLGTDSPLLGRTTIAKAVGDWFYDRRPFQKIDCPYPCNPTCHKAHNSVFDPQEHPEL